Below is a genomic region from Thermoanaerobaculum aquaticum.
GCTTTTGGTGCTCTTCGCGGTGGCGGTGGCCTGGGAGTTTTCCCTGCCGGTTTTTCCCTTTGGGCCTTCCTGGCTGGACCGTTGCCGCAATGTGGCGTTTTTCCTTCTCACCGGTTGGCAGATGGCCCTGGAGCTGCGGTTGGTTTCGCTGATCCCCCAACGGGCCCGCTGGCTTGTGGAAAAGCCGTGGCTGGAACGTGGGCTTACCGCTTTGGGTTTGGGCGCGGGGATGGTGTTGGCGGCAGCGTACCTGGTGCCCGAGCTGGCGCCTGGTTTTCTGAGTCTTCCGCCCTCGTTGGCCAACGTTCTCCTGAACTTTGTGGTTTTGCCCGGCTGGGCCCTGTTGGTGGTTGTCCTGCTCTGGAAGCAAGCGCACCGGGCGGTTTCGCCGCTGGGCCGGCAGCAGGCGCTTTTGGTGCTGGTGGGAACCGCCCCTTGGGCTCTTTACGTGCTGATCTCCAGCACCTACCAGCTCTTCGGTGGGAGCCTCCCCACCTGGAGCGACTACCTCCAGTCCCTTTGCCTTTTGGCATTTCCGGTGGCGGTGTTTGTGGCCATTTACCGCTACCAGTTCCTGAACTTCGAGTTTTTGGTGCGCCGGTTCTTGCTTTACACCGCAGTCACCGGCAGCCTTGTGCTGGTGTTTTACGCCTTGGTGGGTGCCGGTAGTGCGCTTTTGGCGGAGTGGATTGGAGGCGGAGCTTCGGTTTTCCTGGTGTCCGGGGCCACGCTGCTTTTGGGGTTGTTGTTTTCGCCGCTCCGCAACTATCTGCAAGAGGTCATTGATCAGCGTTTCTTCCCCGAGCGTTACGCCCAGAGGCAGCAGCTGGTGCAGTTAGCTGCGGAGCTTTCCAGCTACGGCAAGATCCAGCCCATGAGTGCGTATTTGGTGGAGCAAGTCCGGGATGTTTTTGCTTGCCCGCGGGTGACGCTGCTTTTGGTGGATAGCGCCAACCAGCTCCTGGTGACCACTGCTTCCACCGCTGTAAACCTTGCCGCCGATTTCGACTCAGCGTTCCTTTTGTCGCGGGAGGACCCCGCCGTGCAGGCGGTGGCGCAAGCCGGGACCCCCACCACCGCTGCCGAGCTCAAACCGGTGAGCGCGGCCATGGCCCAGAGGCTGGCGCTTTTTGGCGCCGACCTTGTGGTTCCCATCACCGGGCCCCGCCAGCTGGTGGGTCTTCTGCTTTTAGGTGGGAAGGGCGACAGCTGGGTGGCCGAGGAGCTGGAGCTTTTGACGCTTTTGGCCCACCACGTGGCGGTGGTGTTGGAAAACGCGCGGCTTTTTGAGGCGGCCACCGTAGACAGCCTGACCGGCCTCCTGCGCCGAGAGGCGGTTTTGGAGCAGCTGGATCGGGAATGGCAGCGGGCGGTGCGCTACGGCCGGCCGCTGGCGGTGGCCATGGCCGATGTGGACTTTTTTAAGCCGGTGAACGACCGCTACGGCCATTTGGTGGGGGATGCGGTGCTCAAGCGAACGGCCTGGGTGCTCAGCCGTGAGGTGCGCTTGTCGGATATCGTAGGTCGCTACGGGGGAGAGGAGTTCCTGCTGGTGTTCCCCGAAACCGACGAAGCCGGTGCCCGGGTGGTGGCGGAAAAGCTTCGCCAGCGGGTGGAAGAGGCGGGAGGTGTGCGGCTGGAAACCGGCGAGGTGGTGCGGGTCACGATATCGCTGGGTGTAGCCGGTTACGATCCTGGAAATGCAAATCCGCCGGCGAGCCCCTGGGAGCTGGTAATGCGTGCTGACAGCCGGCTTTTGGAGGCCAAGGCTGCGGGGCGGAACTGCGTTAAGCCTTAACTCACAGAAACGGGCCGGGGTTGAAGCGCTCGATGCGTGCGCCCAGCTGGGAGAGCTTGACCTCCATGGTCTCGTACCCGCGATCCAGGTGGTAAATGCGGTCCACCACGGTTTCCCCTTCGGCGGCCAGCCCGGCCAAAACCAAGGCCGCCGAGGCCCGCAGGTCGGAGGCCATGACCGTGGTGCCCTGCAGCTTGGTGGGACCACGAACCACGGCTTTGCGCCCCTCCACGCTTATGTCGGCGCCCAGCCTTTTGAGCTCCAGGACATGCTGGAAGCGGTTCTCGAAGATGTTCTCCACGATTTCCGAACGCCCCTCGGCTTGGGTGGCCAAGGCCATGGCTTGCGCTTGCAGGTCGGTGGGGAAGCCGGGGTACTCCTGGGTGCTCACGGTAAAAGCCCGAAGCGGCGTTTGTTGCCGGGGAACCACCAGGGCTTGGGGCTGCACCTCCACCTGGGCCCCGGCGGATCCCAGAACCTCCAGAACCGCCGAGAGGTGCTCCGGCACACACCCTTCAATGCGCACGCCGTCCCCGACCATGAGGGCGGCCAACAGGTAGGTCCCGGCTTCGATGCGGTCGGGGATCACCGTGTGGCTGCAGCCGGTGAGTTGGTCCACCCCTTCCACCTCAATGACGTCGGTGCCGGCTCCGGAAATGCGGGCGCCCATGAGGGTGAGCATGGCGGCCAGGTCCACCACCTCCGGTTCCCGGGCACAACCGGAAAGCACGGTGCGCCCGCGGGCCAGGGTGGCCGCCATGAGCAGGTTCTCGGTGCCCGTAACCGTCACCCGCGGGAAGGCAATTTCCGCACCAAAAAGCCCGCGGGGGGCTTCCGCCACCACGTCCCCGTGCTCCACGCGGATGTCGGCGCCGAGCCGCGCCAGAGCCGAGAGGTGAAAGTCAATGGGACGGGCGCCAATGGCGCAGCCGCCGGGGAGGGCAACCCTCGCTTGCCGGCGGGACGCCAGAAGCGGGCCCAGGACCAACACCGAAGCCCGCATGGTGCGCACCAGCTCGTAAGGGGCGTGGGTGGCGGTGGCCTGCCCCATCACCACGGTGGTGGTCCCGTTGTCGTGCTGGCAGTGTTCCCCCAGGGTGCGCAGGACCTTTTCCATGGTGAGGATGTCCCGTACCCTGGGCAAGCCGGAAAGCCTCACCGGCTCACGGGTGAGGAGGGTGGCGGCAAGGCACGGGAGCGCTGCGTTCTTAGCCCCTGAGACCGTGACCGTGCCGGAAAGACGGTAGCCGCCAAAGATGCGAAACTTCTCCACGGGGAGGGAGTTTGGAGCCGATGGCCAGGAACGTCAAGCAGGAAGGCGAGACCGTAAGCCGCGAAGAGGTGCTGCGGCGCGTTGAGGAAAAGCTGGGGCATCGCTTCCGCCGCCCCGAGCTTTTAGCCGAAGCCCTCCGCCACCGCTCGGTGGCGGTGCCCAAGGGGCTTGCCAGCAACGAGCGGCTGGAGTTCCTGGGCGATGCCGCGCTTTCCCATGCGGTGGCCGAGCTTCTGTTTTTCGCTTGGCCGCGGGCCCGGGAGGGGGAGCTAACCCGGGCGCGGGCGGCGCTGGTGAAAGGGGAAACCTTAGCGGCTTTGGCTTCCGAGCTGGGGCTTGCGGAGGCGTTGGAGGTGGCGGAAGGGGTGGAGCCGGGGGAAGCGCTCTTGGCCGATGCCCTGGAAGCGGTTTTGGGGGCTTTGGTGCTGGAGCTGGGCTACCGGCGGTTTGCTGCCTTCGTTCGCCGGCTGTTAAGCCCTGCCCTGGCTGGCCTTTCCCGCTCCGAGCTTTTGAGCTTGGAGCCAAAGTCGGCGTTGCAGGAGCTCTGTCAGCGGAAGGGGTGGGAGCTGCCACTGTACCGGCAGGTGGAGGTACGGGGCCCGGAACACCAGCGTTTGTACGTGTACGAGGTGGAGGTGGGGGGTGAGGTGCGGGGTCGGGGGGAGGGATCGTCGAAGAAGCTCGCCCAGCGGGAAGCGGCAAGGGTGGCGCTGCAAAGCCTTAGCGGGGAAGGTTCAGGCTGACACCACGGAAACCGAAGGGTTCAAGCTGGGAAGGCGCAGGCGGGCAAACTCCTCCACGAGCTTGAGCTCCAGCGGCCGGGTGCTGTACAGCTTGGATGGGCTTCCATCCCAGGAGCTGCGGAAGTGCTGGGTAAGCTGCTCGCACCAGGTGGTAAACGGTGTGGGCTTGAAGAGGAGGTCCCTCTGCGCTGCGGAGATATCCAGGACGATGTCGTGGTCGTGGCTGTAAGGGGAAAAGGTGGTTCCCAGCTGCACCGCCTTGAGCCACTCGGTGGGTACCGAAACCAACGCGGGACGCCGATCCAAAAACGCCGCCGAAAGCTCCACGAACTGCCGCAGGTTCACCACCTCGCGCTGGGCCAAGTTGTAGGCGTTGCCAAAGGCGTTGGCGTTGGCCAGGTTAGAAACCACCACTTCAGCGACGTCGTGCACCCACAGGAAGCCCCAGGAGTTGAGCCCTCCATCGGGGAGGATGATGGGGCCCCCGTCCAGAAGCCGCTCGAAGTACGCCTGGGTGCGGGCGGTGTAATCCCCCGGTCCCACCACCACCGGAAGCCGCAACGAAGTAAAGGGAAACTGCTGGTTTTCCCAGGCGTGCTGCAACGCCACCTCGCAGCGCCGCTTGTGGTAGGCGTAAAGCCAGGTGGACGCGGTGGCTTCGGTCTTTGGCTGCAGGCGGCCGGCAAAATCCTCCTCGCGGAAGGGGCAGTAAATGCCGTCGCGGATTAAGTACACGGCGGCGGTGGAGATGTGCAGGAAGTGCCCGATACGGCCGGAAAACGCTTCGATGGCGGCTTTGGTGTCCTCTTCCCGGAAGGCCACCATATCTACCACCGCGTCAAAGTCCCGGCGGCTCACCGCCCGCTTGAGGGTTTCAGGGTCCGAACGATCGCCAACCACCCGGGAAACCCGGGTCCCAAACGGGTCTGGGCTCTTGCCGCGGTTGAGCACCGTCACCCGGTGCCCTTCCACCAAAAGCCTCTGCACCACGGCCCGGCCTATGAAGCGGCTGCCACCAATGACCAGTACGTGCATAGCGTCAACCTACCTGCCCGCCGATTTTGCGGCAAGGGCTTTTTGGGCGGCTTCTCTGGCACTGGCAAAGGCGCCAGCCACCGCCGGGTTGTCGTCAAAGGCCGTGGACGGCTCGCCCACCGTTTGCTCGCCGGCGGCCAGCGTGGCCAGCTCCGCCACTTGTGCCCCCGGGTGGGAAGAGGGCTCGCCGGTAAGAGCGGCTAACAGCACCTCGGGGAGACCCGAGGCGGTGCCCGCAGTTTTGCCCACCAGCGGCAGCAAACGGCGGACCAGGGCTCCCTGCAAGCTGGTGGCGGTGGCATCGGCGGGGCTGAAGGCGGTGAGCACCAGGGTCAAGAGCACCAGCGGCAGGACCGTGGCGGTGGCGGCGGTTTCCTCGGCGAGGCCAAGGGTGGGGGCCAAGGCGCGAGCGGCGGCGGCTCTAGCTGCTGCCATGCGCTGGATGGTCTCGTCCAGGGGTTCCTCCCTGTCTCGCCGCCAGCGGGAGTTTTCCAAAAGCAGCCGGGCCAAATCCTGGGCGTCCCCGGCGGCCATCATCCACGCCTCATGGAGGCTTCCCGCCCGGGAGGAGCCGGGGGCGTCCAAGCCGTTCACCAGGGCCAAAAAGTCCCAGGCCAGGGTAGGGGCCTCCTCGGGCCTGGGGACCTCGCCGCGCTCTAGCTTTTCGCTCACCACCGCGGCTTCCCGCGGGGGCAGCGGGAGAAGCGGTGGCCCCTGCGATACCCAGCGGGCTAAAAGGTCGCCCACCCGTAGCAAGGTCTGGTGGCTGGCGGCCACCTCGCTGGGATCCACGGTGATACCGCTCAAGCCCGCCATAACCTCCCAAAAGAGCGCCTCCAGCGAGGGCGGCTCCAGACTGGCCATGGGGACGGTCTCCCCGTGATCGGTGGGGGGGCGGCTGTCAGCGCTCACCGCCGCTTCCATGATGAGCTGAGAGCAGGCCAGCTCCAGGTTCACCGGCTCTCCCCTGCGGACTGGATAGCTGGGGTCAAAGCGGAACAGCACCCGCTGCTCCTTGAGGATGCGGCTCACCAAGGCCACCGCCAGGGCGGTGCCGGCGCTCACCAGGTCCTCCCGGGTGAGGTAGCCGTCGCGGAGCACCACGGTGGTAAAGGGCTCACCTTGGATTTGGGAAATGGCCAGGGATTTGAGCAGCGCCTGGCGGCTTGCCACCCGTTTGCGCAAAAGCCAGGAGGCCAGGCGCTCGGCAGCCCGGGAGGAGGAGGCGAAGATCACCTTCCCGCCCGACAGGTCAAAGGTTCGGGTGACTGCACCAGTGCTTAAGAAAAGCCGCCCCGTGGCCCGGGTCATGTGCAGCCATTCCAAAAGGTCGTTGAGGTGCAAGGGGTCAAGGGTGCCGGAAAGTGCCAGCATCGCCATAAGTATGCCACAAGATGGCCCGGCGTGAAGCGGTTTTGCGCAACCCCCCGCGCTTGCCAAGGCCGGAAGCGAGCTCCTCAGCCGGTATACTGGCGGCGGAGGGCCTGTCCATGGACGAAGATGCTTACCGACGTTGGCTTTCCCGCCTGTCTGGCGACGTGACGTACCGGGAGCAGGTGCACACGCCCTCGGGTTTGCCGGTGGAGCTTACCTACGGGCCCTGGAGCGTAACCGGGAGCTACGAAGAAAAGCTGGGCCTTCCCGGGGAATACCCCTTTACCCGCGGCATTTACCCCGCCGGCTACCGGGGGAAGCTGTGGACCATGCGACAGTACGCGGGCTTTGCCACCGCCGAAGAGTCCAACCGGCGCTACCGCTTTTTGCTTTCCCAGGGGCAAACCGGGCTGTCGGTGGCTTTCGATTTGCCCACCCAAATTGGCTTTGACTCCGACCATCCGCTGGCCTTGGGAGAGGTGGGGAGGGTGGGGGTGGCCATTGACACGTTGGCCGACATGGAAACGCTCCTCGAGGGCATTCCCCTGGACCGGGTTTCCCTTTCCATGACCATTAACGCCACCGCTTCCATCCTGCTGGCCATGGTGTTGGCGGTGGCCAAAAAGCAAGGGGTGAGCTGGGAGAAGCTTTCCGGCACCGTGCAAAACGACATCCTCAAGGAGTACATTGCCCGCGGCACCTACCGCTTCCCGCCCCGTCCCTCCTTGCGCCTGGTCACCGACCTCATGGCCTTTTGCCACGCCCAGGTTCCCAAGTGGAACACCATTTCCATTTCCGGCTACCACATCCGGGAGGCGGGAGCCACGGCGGTGCAGGAGGTGGCCTTTACCCTGGCCAACGCCCGGGAGTACGTGCGGCAAGCTCTGGCGGCGGGGCTGGCGGTGGACGACTTTGCGCCCCGGCTTTCGTTTTTCTTTGCCGCCCACAACAACTTCCTGGAGGAAGTGGCCAAGTTCCGGGCGGCCCGCCGGCTGTGGGCAAAAACCATGAAGGAGGAGTTCGGTGCCCGGGATCCCCGGTCCTGGCTCTTGCGTTTCCACACCCAAACTGCCGGCTCCACCCTCACCGCCCAGCAGCCCGACAACAACGTGGTGCGGGTCACCATTCAAGCCATGGCGGCGGTGTGTGGGGGCACTCAGTCTTTGCACACCAACGCCAAAGACGAAGCTTTGGCGCTCCCCAGCGAGGAATCGGCGCTCCTTGCCTTGCGCACCCAGCAAATCATCGCCTACGAGTCGGGGCTTGCCGATGTGGTGGACCCGCTGGGTGGGGCTTACGTCATCGAAGCCTGGACCGACCGCATTGAGGCGCAAGCTTCCGAGTACATTGGCCGCATCGAGGCCATGGGTGGGGCTTTGGCGGCCATCGAGAGGGGCTTTGTGCAGCGGGAAATCCAGGATGCGGCCTACCGTGCCCAGAGGGAAATTGAGGAAGGCTCCCAGGTGGTGGTGGGGGTCAACCGCTTCCAGGAAGGCGAGAGCAAGTCGCCGCCGGTGTTTCGCGTCAACGACGAGGTGCAAAGGGCGCAGGTGGAGCGGCTGCGGGCGGTGAAGGCCCGCCGGAACGAAGCAGAGGTCAAGCGGACTTTGGAGGCCCTAGAAAACGCCGCAAAAACCGGCGAAAACCTCATGCCGCCAATTCTCGCCGCAGTGGAAGCCTACGCCACCGTGGGGGAAATTGCCGGAACCCTGGCGGCGGTTTTCGGTGAGCACAGGGAAGGAGGTTGGTCTTGAGCTTTAAATCGTTCGTCACTACGTGCTTGGCCTTGCTGGTGGCTTTGGGAGCTACCGCTGCCCAAAAGGAAGTTACGTTGGCCGTGGTGTTTACCTCTGACGTTCACGCCCATGTGCTGCCTTACGATGAGGTTCGCCAGAGGCCGGCGCGGGGTTCTCTGGCCCAGGTAGCCACCTTCGTGCGCGAGCTGCGGGAGAAAAACCCCATGACTGTGGTTTTGGACGGCGGGGATGCCATCCAGGGAACGCCTCTGAGCCACTACGTGCTCACCGGTCAGCTGGGCAACGGCAGCGACCCCACGGTGACCGCCATGAACCTGGTGGGCTACGACGCGGCGGTGTTGGGAAACCACGAGTTCAACTACGGGCTTGCACCCCTGCGGCGGGCCCTGAACCAAAGCCGTTTCCCGTGGTTGGCTGCCAATTTGGGCCAAGCAAAGGAGGCAGAGCTTCCCGTGCAGCCTTGGATCATCCTCCAGCGGGGGCCGGTGCGGGTGGGTGTGGTGGGTGTTACGAACCCGCATGTGCCCTACTGGGACCCGCCCGAACACTGGCAGCCGTTGGCGTTCCTGGATCCGCTGGCCGCGGCTGAGGAAGCCATCCGCAAGCTCAGGCCCCAGGTGGACCTTCTCATCGTGGTGGCCCACACGGGATTTGAGCGCGATTTGCAAAGCGGGGAGCCCAACGGCTCGGATGAGGAAAACTTCGCCTGGCGCCTGGCCCAGCTTCCCGGCGTGGACATCCTGCTCACCGGCCACACCCACCGCAACATCCCCCCTCGAAAGTTGGGCCAAACGTGGGTGGCTCAGCCCGGGCGCTGGGCCGAGCTGGTGACGTACTTTGAGGTCCAGCTCCGAAAGGAGCACGGCGCGTACCGGGTCGTCGCGATTCAGGGTCAAAACGTGCCCACGGGGGAGATGTCCCCCGATCCCCAGGTGCTGGCGGCCCTGGAGCCGTTGGCCCGGCAGGTGAAGGCCGAGCTGGACAGGCCCCTGGGGAGGCTCGCCGTACCTTTGCGGGTGGGTGGTGTGCCGGTGGAGGACGACCCGGGGCTCGACCTCATCCATCAGGTGCAGCTTTGGGCCACGGGGGCCCAGCTTTCCCTGGCGGCACCGGTGGCCAGCTCCCAGTTGGAGTTTCCCCCCGGTCCGCTCACCCCCCGTTTGGCCCACGCCCTCTACGTGTACCCCAACTCGCTGGTGGTGGTGCAGGTGAGCGGGGAGCAGCTCAGGGCCATCCTGGAGCACGCGGTTCGCGGGTGGCAGGGGGTGCGTTGCGGGGGGGATGGGCCGCTGCAGCTGGTGCGGGAGGAGGGGCTTCCCACGTACAACTACGACACCCTGGAAGGGGCCAGCTACCTGGTGGACCCCACCGCACCGGTGGGGGCCAGGGTGCGCGGGCTGAAGGTGGGTGGCAAGCCCGTGCAGCCCAACGACACCTTCAGCTTGGTGGTGAACTCCTACCGCGCCGCCGGCGGGGGGGATTACCCCTTCCTGCGCCAAGCACCCCGGGTGAAGATGGTGGACAAGCAGGTGGTGGATCTCCTGGTGGCCTACTTCGCCAAGGTGGGCACCCTGCAGCCCGAGGCCAGCGAAAACTGGTTTTTTGCCCCCCGGCTGATTCTGGCGCCCCAGGCCCGGCGGTAAGGAGCGGCGGGTATCGGAATGGCATCTCAGCCGCTGCGGATTTTGGCGGTGGCGAGCTACTACCGGCCCTACCTTTCGGGCCTCACCGTGTACCTGCAACGCCTCGCGGAAGCCCTTTCGGCCACAGGCCAGGAGGTGGTGGTGCTGACCTCCCGCTTTCTTCCGGACGTGCCCTTCACGGAAGTTCGCGAGGGGGTGCGCATCGTGCGGGTGCCGGTTTGGATGAAGGTGGGGAAGGGTGTTTTCATGCCGGGGCTTTTTCGCCGTTTCTGGCTGGAGGTGCAAAACGCCGATGTGGTTTGGCTGGTGCTTCCCCAGGCCGAGGCTGCGCCCCTGGCGTGGCTCGCTAAAAAAGCCCGCAAGCCGCTGGTGGTTTCGTACCTCTGCGACGTGCGCCTGGGGAAGGGTTGCGGGAACCGGCTTGTGGAAGCGCTGCTGGCCGCTTCCCACCGCCGCTGCCTGCAAGCTGCCTACGCGGTGGTGGCCCTAAGCGAGGACTACGTTTCCTCTTCGCCTCTTTTGCTGCAGCTGCGGCAGCGGGTGAGGGTGATCCCTCCGCCTATTCCCCAGCTGGAAGGTTCGCCGCCAGTGGTAAGTACCCTCCGTGAAAGGTGGGGCCTCAAACCCGGGGAGCCGGTGGTGGGGTTTGTGGGCAGGGTTTCCCGGGAAAAGGGACTGCACATCCTGGCCCAAGCCATGCCGCAGGTTTGGGCGGTGCTTCCCGAAGTGCGGGTGGTGTGCGTGGGCCCCCGGCAAGAGGTGCCCGGGGAGAGGGGCTACCTCAAGGAGGTGGAGCGGCTGGTGCGCCCCCTGGGCCGGCGGTGGCTTTTTGCCGGTGTGCTTTCCAATGAGGAACTCGCGGCCTTTTACCGGTGCTGTTCGGTTTTGGTGCTTCCCAGCCTCAACTCCACCGAAGCCTTTGGCATGGTGCAGGTGGAGGCCATGCTCTGCGGTACCCCGGTGGTGGCCAGCGATTTGCCGGGGGTACGGGAACCGGTGCGTCTCACCGGCATGGGCGTCTTGGTGCCGGCCGGGGATCCCCAGGCCCTGGCTTCCGGGTTGCTGCAGGTGCTGGAAGGGCGTTTTGCGACGCCGCTTGGGCAACGTGCAGTGCTTGACCGCTTTTCGCCACAGGCGGTGGTCCAAAGCCTTTTACCGATCTTCACCGAGATTTCACGGGGTCCTCTTGGCAGAGGAAACGGACCGGCATTAGAATGACACCGTGAACGGGCAGCTTCATCCCAAAAGGAGGAGGGTATGAGAGGACGAAAGGTTTTTGTGACGCTTCTGGTTATGACCCTCGCCCTTTTGGCGTCCCCTATGTGGGCCCAGTCCAACATCACCACCGGTGAGGTGCTGGGAACCGTGAAGGATGCCGAGGGTGGGGTGCTCCCCGGGGCCACCGTGGAGCTGCGGAACGTGGACACCGGGTTGGTGCGGCGGACTGTCACCAACGCCCAGGGTGCGTTCCGGTTTGAGTTTGTGCCGGTAGGCACCTACGAGATCCGGGCCGAGCTTTCCGGTTTCCGGCCGGAGGTCAAGCAGGGCATTGCCGTTTCCCTGGGTACCTCGGTGCGGGTGGAGTTCACCCTTAACGTGGGGACCCTGGCGGAAGAAGTCACCGTCACCGCCGCCGCACCGTTGGTGGAGACCACCCGCCCCGATGTGGCCAACGCTGTCGGTGAGATTCAAATTGCCAACCTTCCCCTGAACGGCCGGGATTTCCTGGACTTCATTGCCCTTACCCCCCAGTCCACGGTGGATGACCTCGGTCGCGCCCACATTGGCGGCATGCGGGGTATCCAAAACAACTTCAACATTGATGGTGCCAACGCCCAGTCCACCTTTTTCGGTGAGGAGCGGGGCGGCACGCGGCCGGCCTTTACCTTTTCCCAGGGGGCCATCAAGGAGTTCCAGGTTATTCCTTCTTCTTACAAC
It encodes:
- a CDS encoding diguanylate cyclase → SLSFWRWPRGLQAAAFGLAVFLLFGWQLREHLAAADRRLGFVADLKDGHLLVADVSPEAPAARAGLQPGDVILRVNNTPIASVQDYDGQARRFRRGQEAAFLVLREGKELSLSVKPGVSPDWVSLGLNALSALAYFLVALVVLFAPAEDPRRRLLVLFAVAVAWEFSLPVFPFGPSWLDRCRNVAFFLLTGWQMALELRLVSLIPQRARWLVEKPWLERGLTALGLGAGMVLAAAYLVPELAPGFLSLPPSLANVLLNFVVLPGWALLVVVLLWKQAHRAVSPLGRQQALLVLVGTAPWALYVLISSTYQLFGGSLPTWSDYLQSLCLLAFPVAVFVAIYRYQFLNFEFLVRRFLLYTAVTGSLVLVFYALVGAGSALLAEWIGGGASVFLVSGATLLLGLLFSPLRNYLQEVIDQRFFPERYAQRQQLVQLAAELSSYGKIQPMSAYLVEQVRDVFACPRVTLLLVDSANQLLVTTASTAVNLAADFDSAFLLSREDPAVQAVAQAGTPTTAAELKPVSAAMAQRLALFGADLVVPITGPRQLVGLLLLGGKGDSWVAEELELLTLLAHHVAVVLENARLFEAATVDSLTGLLRREAVLEQLDREWQRAVRYGRPLAVAMADVDFFKPVNDRYGHLVGDAVLKRTAWVLSREVRLSDIVGRYGGEEFLLVFPETDEAGARVVAEKLRQRVEEAGGVRLETGEVVRVTISLGVAGYDPGNANPPASPWELVMRADSRLLEAKAAGRNCVKP
- the murA gene encoding UDP-N-acetylglucosamine 1-carboxyvinyltransferase, whose translation is MEKFRIFGGYRLSGTVTVSGAKNAALPCLAATLLTREPVRLSGLPRVRDILTMEKVLRTLGEHCQHDNGTTTVVMGQATATHAPYELVRTMRASVLVLGPLLASRRQARVALPGGCAIGARPIDFHLSALARLGADIRVEHGDVVAEAPRGLFGAEIAFPRVTVTGTENLLMAATLARGRTVLSGCAREPEVVDLAAMLTLMGARISGAGTDVIEVEGVDQLTGCSHTVIPDRIEAGTYLLAALMVGDGVRIEGCVPEHLSAVLEVLGSAGAQVEVQPQALVVPRQQTPLRAFTVSTQEYPGFPTDLQAQAMALATQAEGRSEIVENIFENRFQHVLELKRLGADISVEGRKAVVRGPTKLQGTTVMASDLRASAALVLAGLAAEGETVVDRIYHLDRGYETMEVKLSQLGARIERFNPGPFL
- the rnc gene encoding ribonuclease III encodes the protein MARNVKQEGETVSREEVLRRVEEKLGHRFRRPELLAEALRHRSVAVPKGLASNERLEFLGDAALSHAVAELLFFAWPRAREGELTRARAALVKGETLAALASELGLAEALEVAEGVEPGEALLADALEAVLGALVLELGYRRFAAFVRRLLSPALAGLSRSELLSLEPKSALQELCQRKGWELPLYRQVEVRGPEHQRLYVYEVEVGGEVRGRGEGSSKKLAQREAARVALQSLSGEGSG
- a CDS encoding NAD-dependent epimerase/dehydratase family protein is translated as MHVLVIGGSRFIGRAVVQRLLVEGHRVTVLNRGKSPDPFGTRVSRVVGDRSDPETLKRAVSRRDFDAVVDMVAFREEDTKAAIEAFSGRIGHFLHISTAAVYLIRDGIYCPFREEDFAGRLQPKTEATASTWLYAYHKRRCEVALQHAWENQQFPFTSLRLPVVVGPGDYTARTQAYFERLLDGGPIILPDGGLNSWGFLWVHDVAEVVVSNLANANAFGNAYNLAQREVVNLRQFVELSAAFLDRRPALVSVPTEWLKAVQLGTTFSPYSHDHDIVLDISAAQRDLLFKPTPFTTWCEQLTQHFRSSWDGSPSKLYSTRPLELKLVEEFARLRLPSLNPSVSVVSA
- a CDS encoding DUF4388 domain-containing protein; this translates as MLALSGTLDPLHLNDLLEWLHMTRATGRLFLSTGAVTRTFDLSGGKVIFASSSRAAERLASWLLRKRVASRQALLKSLAISQIQGEPFTTVVLRDGYLTREDLVSAGTALAVALVSRILKEQRVLFRFDPSYPVRRGEPVNLELACSQLIMEAAVSADSRPPTDHGETVPMASLEPPSLEALFWEVMAGLSGITVDPSEVAASHQTLLRVGDLLARWVSQGPPLLPLPPREAAVVSEKLERGEVPRPEEAPTLAWDFLALVNGLDAPGSSRAGSLHEAWMMAAGDAQDLARLLLENSRWRRDREEPLDETIQRMAAARAAAARALAPTLGLAEETAATATVLPLVLLTLVLTAFSPADATATSLQGALVRRLLPLVGKTAGTASGLPEVLLAALTGEPSSHPGAQVAELATLAAGEQTVGEPSTAFDDNPAVAGAFASAREAAQKALAAKSAGR
- a CDS encoding acyl-CoA mutase large subunit family protein: MDEDAYRRWLSRLSGDVTYREQVHTPSGLPVELTYGPWSVTGSYEEKLGLPGEYPFTRGIYPAGYRGKLWTMRQYAGFATAEESNRRYRFLLSQGQTGLSVAFDLPTQIGFDSDHPLALGEVGRVGVAIDTLADMETLLEGIPLDRVSLSMTINATASILLAMVLAVAKKQGVSWEKLSGTVQNDILKEYIARGTYRFPPRPSLRLVTDLMAFCHAQVPKWNTISISGYHIREAGATAVQEVAFTLANAREYVRQALAAGLAVDDFAPRLSFFFAAHNNFLEEVAKFRAARRLWAKTMKEEFGARDPRSWLLRFHTQTAGSTLTAQQPDNNVVRVTIQAMAAVCGGTQSLHTNAKDEALALPSEESALLALRTQQIIAYESGLADVVDPLGGAYVIEAWTDRIEAQASEYIGRIEAMGGALAAIERGFVQREIQDAAYRAQREIEEGSQVVVGVNRFQEGESKSPPVFRVNDEVQRAQVERLRAVKARRNEAEVKRTLEALENAAKTGENLMPPILAAVEAYATVGEIAGTLAAVFGEHREGGWS
- a CDS encoding bifunctional metallophosphatase/5'-nucleotidase is translated as MSFKSFVTTCLALLVALGATAAQKEVTLAVVFTSDVHAHVLPYDEVRQRPARGSLAQVATFVRELREKNPMTVVLDGGDAIQGTPLSHYVLTGQLGNGSDPTVTAMNLVGYDAAVLGNHEFNYGLAPLRRALNQSRFPWLAANLGQAKEAELPVQPWIILQRGPVRVGVVGVTNPHVPYWDPPEHWQPLAFLDPLAAAEEAIRKLRPQVDLLIVVAHTGFERDLQSGEPNGSDEENFAWRLAQLPGVDILLTGHTHRNIPPRKLGQTWVAQPGRWAELVTYFEVQLRKEHGAYRVVAIQGQNVPTGEMSPDPQVLAALEPLARQVKAELDRPLGRLAVPLRVGGVPVEDDPGLDLIHQVQLWATGAQLSLAAPVASSQLEFPPGPLTPRLAHALYVYPNSLVVVQVSGEQLRAILEHAVRGWQGVRCGGDGPLQLVREEGLPTYNYDTLEGASYLVDPTAPVGARVRGLKVGGKPVQPNDTFSLVVNSYRAAGGGDYPFLRQAPRVKMVDKQVVDLLVAYFAKVGTLQPEASENWFFAPRLILAPQARR
- a CDS encoding glycosyltransferase family 4 protein → MASQPLRILAVASYYRPYLSGLTVYLQRLAEALSATGQEVVVLTSRFLPDVPFTEVREGVRIVRVPVWMKVGKGVFMPGLFRRFWLEVQNADVVWLVLPQAEAAPLAWLAKKARKPLVVSYLCDVRLGKGCGNRLVEALLAASHRRCLQAAYAVVALSEDYVSSSPLLLQLRQRVRVIPPPIPQLEGSPPVVSTLRERWGLKPGEPVVGFVGRVSREKGLHILAQAMPQVWAVLPEVRVVCVGPRQEVPGERGYLKEVERLVRPLGRRWLFAGVLSNEELAAFYRCCSVLVLPSLNSTEAFGMVQVEAMLCGTPVVASDLPGVREPVRLTGMGVLVPAGDPQALASGLLQVLEGRFATPLGQRAVLDRFSPQAVVQSLLPIFTEISRGPLGRGNGPALE